A part of Variovorax sp. HW608 genomic DNA contains:
- a CDS encoding threonine/serine dehydratase, translating into MTGGAVDWRGDIEAASKRARERAPGFLRETPLWKLPGAALGLAARNARVWLKLEQLQTSGSFKARGMMNRLLANDIPASGVIVASGGNAGIATAAAAQALRVHCEVFLPDVSSEAKRSRLRALGAQVVVGGDAYADALAACLERQRASGALLTHAYDQPEVVAGAGTLGLEIERQGGVPDSVLVSVGGGGLIGGLAAWFGARARVVALEPERAPTLFKAREAGQPVDVEVGGIAADALGARRIGSISWGITQRHVPEALLLTDEAIRAAQLWLWKELKLAVEPAAALPLAALQSGAYAPQDGEKVCLIVCGANVDPATLG; encoded by the coding sequence GTGACGGGCGGCGCGGTCGACTGGCGCGGGGACATCGAGGCGGCGTCGAAGCGTGCGCGCGAACGCGCGCCCGGATTCCTGCGCGAGACGCCGCTGTGGAAGCTGCCGGGCGCCGCGCTGGGCCTCGCGGCGCGCAATGCCCGGGTCTGGCTGAAGCTCGAACAGCTGCAGACCAGCGGCAGCTTCAAGGCGCGCGGCATGATGAACCGGCTGCTCGCCAACGACATCCCGGCCAGCGGCGTGATCGTGGCCTCGGGCGGCAATGCCGGCATCGCGACGGCTGCGGCCGCGCAGGCGCTTCGCGTTCACTGCGAAGTCTTCCTGCCCGATGTCTCGTCCGAGGCTAAGCGTTCACGGCTGCGCGCGCTCGGCGCCCAGGTGGTGGTCGGTGGCGATGCCTACGCCGATGCGCTTGCCGCCTGCCTCGAGCGGCAAAGGGCGAGCGGCGCCCTGTTGACCCACGCCTACGATCAGCCCGAAGTGGTCGCGGGCGCCGGCACGCTGGGGCTCGAGATCGAACGGCAGGGCGGCGTGCCCGATTCAGTGCTCGTGAGCGTCGGCGGTGGCGGCCTCATCGGCGGCCTGGCCGCGTGGTTCGGGGCGCGTGCCCGCGTGGTGGCACTCGAGCCCGAACGCGCGCCGACCCTGTTCAAGGCGCGCGAAGCCGGTCAGCCGGTGGACGTCGAAGTCGGCGGCATCGCGGCCGATGCGCTCGGCGCGCGGCGCATCGGAAGCATTTCGTGGGGCATCACGCAGCGCCACGTGCCCGAAGCGCTGCTGCTCACGGATGAAGCGATCCGCGCTGCGCAGCTCTGGCTGTGGAAGGAGCTGAAGCTCGCCGTCGAACCCGCGGCCGCGCTGCCGCTGGCCGCATTGCAGAGCGGCGCCTATGCGCCGCAGGACGGCGAGAAGGTCTGCCTCATCGTCTGCGGCGCCAACGTGGACCCGGCCACGCTGGGCTGA
- the ispH gene encoding 4-hydroxy-3-methylbut-2-enyl diphosphate reductase: MSQVEEVILAEPRGFCAGVDRAIEIVERAIAKFGAPIYVRHEIVHNTYVVSELKAKGAIFIEDLAEVPPGATLVFSAHGVSKAVQAEARERGFEIFDATCPLVTKVHVEVAKLAKEGYEFIMIGHKGHPEVEGTMGQLSSGIHLVEDVEDVQRVAPSQTEKLAVVTQTTLSVDDAAEISAAVRARFPNAREPKQQDICYATQNRQDAVKLLSPQVDLVIVVGSPTSSNSNRLRELAQRLGTESYMVDSAAELRPEWFEGKSRVGLTAGASAPEVLVREVVDRIKALGAVSVRKMDGIQETLKFPLPKGLKLEDVPAPGHIS, translated from the coding sequence GTGAGCCAGGTCGAAGAAGTCATCCTGGCCGAGCCGCGCGGCTTCTGCGCCGGCGTGGATCGCGCGATCGAGATCGTCGAGCGCGCCATCGCGAAGTTCGGCGCCCCGATCTACGTGCGCCACGAGATCGTGCACAACACCTATGTGGTCAGCGAGCTCAAGGCCAAGGGCGCGATCTTCATCGAGGACCTCGCCGAAGTGCCGCCGGGCGCGACGCTGGTGTTCAGCGCGCACGGCGTCAGCAAGGCGGTGCAGGCCGAGGCGCGCGAGCGCGGCTTCGAGATCTTCGATGCCACCTGTCCGCTGGTGACCAAGGTCCACGTCGAGGTGGCGAAGCTGGCCAAGGAAGGCTACGAGTTCATCATGATCGGCCACAAGGGCCATCCGGAAGTCGAGGGCACGATGGGGCAGCTCTCCAGCGGCATCCATCTGGTGGAGGACGTGGAAGACGTGCAGCGCGTGGCGCCTTCGCAGACCGAGAAGCTCGCGGTCGTCACGCAGACGACGCTGTCGGTCGATGACGCGGCCGAGATCTCCGCTGCCGTGCGCGCGCGCTTCCCCAATGCGCGCGAGCCCAAGCAGCAGGACATCTGCTATGCGACGCAGAACCGCCAGGACGCGGTGAAGCTCCTGAGCCCGCAGGTCGACCTGGTGATCGTGGTCGGCAGCCCGACCAGTTCCAACAGCAACCGGCTGCGCGAACTTGCGCAGCGCCTGGGCACCGAGAGCTACATGGTCGATTCGGCCGCCGAGCTCAGGCCCGAGTGGTTCGAAGGCAAGAGCCGCGTCGGCCTGACCGCAGGCGCGTCGGCGCCCGAGGTGCTGGTGCGCGAGGTGGTCGACCGGATCAAGGCGCTCGGCGCCGTGTCGGTGCGCAAGATGGACGGCATCCAGGAAACGCTCAAGTTCCCGCTGCCCAAGGGGCTCAAGCTCGAAGACGTTCCTGCACCGGGGCATATCTCGTGA
- a CDS encoding VOC family protein → MEAYLTFNGNAAEALAFYAKCLGGKIEFSMTFAESPMGAQTPDSHKDKIMHATLTARGQKLMASDGPPDFKFEGYKGFSLSVQAKDVKEGEQLFNALSAGGKVTMPYAATFWSPGFGMLEDKFGVPWMVNVEHPPV, encoded by the coding sequence ATGGAAGCCTATCTGACCTTCAACGGCAACGCGGCCGAGGCGCTGGCGTTCTACGCCAAGTGCCTGGGCGGCAAGATCGAATTCAGCATGACCTTCGCCGAGAGTCCCATGGGAGCGCAGACGCCCGACAGCCACAAGGACAAGATCATGCATGCCACGCTCACCGCGCGCGGCCAGAAGCTGATGGCGTCCGACGGGCCGCCCGACTTCAAGTTCGAGGGCTACAAGGGCTTCTCGCTGTCGGTGCAGGCCAAGGACGTGAAGGAAGGCGAACAGCTCTTCAATGCGCTGTCGGCCGGCGGCAAGGTCACGATGCCCTATGCGGCGACCTTCTGGTCGCCGGGCTTCGGCATGCTGGAAGACAAGTTCGGCGTGCCGTGGATGGTCAACGTCGAGCATCCGCCGGTCTGA
- the radC gene encoding RadC family protein, producing MSFKDLIAPLRPREKLMDFGPGALADAELVALLLRTGIRGKNVLQLAQELLDSFGGLYGLLHAQLGDLKRIKGLGGTAKRAELAAVLELARRAMAEGLKESPVFDSPEAVKQYLQLHLSAKPHEVFAALFLDARHRLIAMEELFRGTLTQTSVYPREVVARSLHHGAAAVVLAHNHPSGCTEPSRADEILTQSLKSALAVVDVRVLDHMVVGRGHTLSMAERGLI from the coding sequence ATGTCATTCAAGGACCTGATCGCACCGTTGCGGCCGCGCGAGAAGCTCATGGATTTCGGCCCCGGCGCGCTGGCCGACGCGGAGCTCGTGGCCCTGCTGCTGCGCACCGGCATCCGCGGAAAGAACGTGCTGCAGCTCGCCCAGGAACTGCTGGATTCCTTCGGCGGCCTCTACGGCCTGCTGCACGCGCAGCTCGGCGACCTCAAGCGCATCAAGGGCCTGGGCGGCACCGCCAAGCGCGCCGAGCTCGCCGCCGTCCTCGAACTCGCACGCCGGGCCATGGCCGAGGGCCTCAAGGAAAGCCCGGTATTCGACTCGCCCGAGGCCGTGAAGCAGTACCTGCAGCTCCACCTGTCCGCCAAGCCGCACGAGGTGTTCGCGGCACTTTTCCTGGACGCGAGGCACCGCCTGATCGCCATGGAGGAGCTGTTCCGCGGCACCCTGACGCAGACCAGCGTCTACCCGCGGGAAGTGGTGGCACGTTCGCTGCACCATGGCGCCGCCGCGGTGGTGCTGGCCCACAACCACCCGAGCGGCTGCACGGAGCCTTCGCGCGCCGACGAGATCCTGACCCAGTCACTCAAGAGCGCCCTCGCGGTCGTGGATGTCCGCGTGCTCGACCACATGGTCGTCGGCCGCGGCCACACGCTGTCGATGGCTGAACGCGGTCTGATCTGA
- a CDS encoding Smr/MutS family protein, with protein MSAKPRNLKSLADLRDVQRSLVEQREREAAEAIARAAAEKKRAAEQDLFARAIGATQPLRRKAAVHLAPEPPAPIPVQQQLDEQRVLRESLSDEFDVTTLLDADDAMSFRRPGINTDVTRKLRAGEWSIQRQIDLHGMRTDEAREALGAFIRDACKQGLRCVRVVHGKGLGSPGRQPVLKAKVQRWLIQKNETLAFVQAKPAEGGAGALVVLLAPSRRNM; from the coding sequence ATGTCCGCCAAACCCAGGAACCTCAAGAGCCTCGCCGACCTCCGGGACGTGCAGCGCTCGCTCGTCGAACAGCGCGAACGCGAAGCCGCCGAGGCGATCGCCCGCGCGGCGGCCGAGAAGAAGCGTGCGGCCGAGCAGGACCTCTTCGCGCGCGCCATCGGCGCCACCCAGCCTTTGCGGCGCAAGGCCGCGGTGCATCTCGCGCCCGAGCCGCCCGCGCCGATTCCGGTGCAGCAGCAGCTCGACGAGCAGCGCGTGCTGCGCGAATCGCTCTCCGACGAGTTCGACGTCACCACGCTCCTTGACGCCGACGACGCGATGAGCTTCCGCCGGCCCGGCATCAACACCGACGTGACACGCAAGCTGCGCGCGGGCGAGTGGTCCATCCAGCGCCAGATCGACCTGCACGGCATGCGCACCGACGAGGCGCGCGAGGCGCTCGGCGCCTTCATCCGCGATGCCTGCAAGCAGGGCCTGCGCTGCGTGCGCGTGGTGCACGGCAAGGGCCTCGGCTCACCGGGCCGGCAGCCGGTGCTCAAGGCCAAGGTGCAGCGCTGGCTGATCCAGAAGAACGAGACGCTGGCCTTCGTGCAGGCCAAGCCGGCCGAAGGCGGCGCCGGCGCGCTGGTGGTGCTGCTGGCGCCGTCGCGCCGGAACATGTAG
- a CDS encoding FKBP-type peptidyl-prolyl cis-trans isomerase, producing MSTTTQPAVVTAGSFLTLHYRLAGPAGDIINTFNDKPATLSLGNGELSPAVEQRLIGMQEGTHATFELPAGAAFGERNPDMQQWVARKLLAQMGDPDEQYAVGDVVQFPTPDGAGSYAGAVIESSETAVRFDFNHPLAGQPVTFEVKLIGVL from the coding sequence TTGTCTACGACCACTCAGCCCGCCGTCGTCACCGCCGGTTCATTCCTTACGCTGCACTACCGGCTTGCCGGTCCTGCGGGCGACATCATCAACACCTTCAACGACAAGCCGGCCACGCTGTCGCTGGGCAACGGCGAGCTTTCGCCCGCGGTCGAGCAGCGGCTGATCGGCATGCAAGAGGGCACGCACGCCACTTTCGAGCTGCCGGCCGGCGCGGCTTTCGGCGAGCGCAATCCCGACATGCAGCAATGGGTCGCGCGCAAGCTGCTCGCCCAGATGGGCGACCCCGACGAGCAATACGCCGTCGGCGACGTGGTGCAGTTCCCGACGCCGGACGGCGCCGGCAGCTACGCCGGCGCGGTGATCGAGTCGAGCGAGACCGCGGTGCGCTTCGATTTCAACCATCCGCTCGCAGGTCAACCGGTGACCTTCGAGGTCAAGCTGATCGGCGTGCTGTGA